From Mercenaria mercenaria strain notata chromosome 17, MADL_Memer_1, whole genome shotgun sequence, the proteins below share one genomic window:
- the LOC123536688 gene encoding L-amino acid oxidase bordonein-L-like, producing MRLPYNHFLTRHYIKLFNIETSTFQDYNENAFMSLYGDPPIKISDWNKNDDFYCSKYWPGWDEKLLQTEGLKTKLGIRGIRDYFKCTVEKIKQDLGSNPNKEMWLSWIKKWSKFSLEDFFRSCILQTANEPQLRPWPEAAIEAFKVSTYRPLLGKDLILYLRIQFGEWRVDPMYTPTFGMDELPKSFIRKNENGWNKSVDLSKNLKYGFMVTKIQNINEGRRRNIKVIGKNDTTGTENVVYADAVFLTVPVHALRQIEIPLTLEQKKALDDVVLIQATKIHLQCRRRFWQKDRKDDESHKDIPKDTSSVELQGGCSITDQQIGRLYYPDFVKSGRKEDERGILQVYALQDNAVVLGSETAEVAIKRAISQIKKIHPEIEDEFEAGTVQAWINDQTPQSSFADLNPFEYTESLKNLTESTETIYIANDTLSWSNAWIQGSIFSALFQAYCFQSRIEGCTSKYNLVSFVP from the exons ATGCGACTTCCATACAACCATTTTCTGACAAGACACTATATAAAGCTGTTTAACATTGAGACCAGTACATTCCAGGATTATAACGAAAATGCTTTCATGTCCTTGTATGGAGATCCTCCAATAAAGATTTCAG ACTGGAACAAAAATGACGACTTTTACTGCAGCAAATACTGGCCAGGCTGGGATGAAAAGCTGTTGCAAACTGAAGGTTTAAAAACGAAACTTGGAATTAGAGGAATTC GGGATTACTTCAAGTGTACGGTAGAAAAGATAAAGCAAGATCTTGGCAGCAATCCAAACAAAGAGATGTGGCTTTCTTGGATCAAAAAATGGAGCAAATTCTCTCTCGAGGATTTTTTTAGAAGCTGTATATTGCAAACCGCAAATGAGCCACAGCTTCGGCCCTGGCCAGAGGCAGCCATCGAAGCTTTTAAG GTATCTACGTACAGGCCGTTACTTGGGAAGGATCTCATCTTGTATTTAAGAATACAGTTTGGGGAGTGGCGTGTTGATCCTATGTATACACCAACATTTGGAATGGACGAATTGCCGAAATCTTTTATTAGGAAGAACGAAAATGGGTGGAATAAAAGCGTAGATTTAtctaaaaatttgaaatatggGTTCATGGTAACAAAGATTCAAAATATTAACGAAGGCCGACGGAGAAATATAAAGGTCATTGGTAAAAATGATACTACAGGAACAGAAAATGTTGTCTATGCAGATGCAGTTTTTCTTACGGTTCCAGTGCATGCTCTAAGGCAAATAGAAATCCCTTTGACTCTTGAGCAGAAAAAAGCTTTAGATGATGTTGTCCTTATCCAAGCTACCAAGATTCATTTGCAATGCAGGAGGCGGTTCTGGCAGAAAGACAGAAAAGATGATGAAAGTCATAAAGATATCCCTAAAGATACTAGCAGCGTAGAACTACAGGGAGGATGCAGCATAACAGACCAACAGATAGGAAGGCTCTATTATCCTGACTTTGTAAAATCTGGAAGAAAGGAAGACGAACGTGGAATATTGCAAGTCTACGCGCTGCAAGATAACGCAGTTGTACTTGGATCAGAAACAGCAGAGGTAGCAATCAAAAGAGCCATTTCGCAAATTAAGAAAATTCATCCAGAGATAGAAGATGAGTTTGAAGCTGGTACGGTTCAAGCGTGGATAAACGACCAGACGCCACAAAGTTCGTTCGCAGATTTGAATCCTTTTGAGTACACTGAATCTTTGAAAAACCTTACCGAGTCGACAGAAACCATTTATATAGCTAATGATACTCTCTCGTGGTCAAACGCCTGGATACAAGGATCAATTTTCTCGGCACTGTTTCAAGCTTATTGTTTTCAAAGCCGGATTGAGGGATGTACATCTAAATATAACCTCGTTAGCTTTGTACCGTAA
- the LOC123537454 gene encoding uncharacterized protein LOC123537454 — protein sequence MSAEQVTEFCLLAIGFFTIYIDPWETCLQSHSESVASCLLEKNILPNKRQLEEIAKIFDGKQKSSIVRKCCSKISENIKGLSEKINGVWPAYRFGENGKENFAFVICTNEDIDLNNRLKYEYKIRVIGKCNNEARDVTFSTENISYKMNPDDTKKIKMFIAKNSRDLLKRQSMLSGISASSVKSKKYSTNKWEKVPCPCLVFYVHTKNYIPLDEDPFEKEYDGIPVDVREGAFTRFGRDGHCSTKYQPDVKIACEIRGANSSGTLSGFLELPDSTDIFGFTCAHAVLSTDVLRKYLLKSGNKSFNVQPANADEKLESMVYQPVNSEEVLGNVVKVAYQEGGKGTSGMEIAIVKLQKARYPISGKISDFESETNEHTFETGKVAERASIQYGEDVVKFGSTSGISQGRIAFDDATVRGLSFPWNKDDCVILYNQLEVWSLNLHERFAVNGDSGAPVYVSRNDELNCVGIVEGGYDIGNCVVTPVDGLLRELAIRSLKDFRGYPSRKEKSETTNIKQDVLPRHVRKRKCIGRLH from the exons ATGTCTGCCGAGCAGGTTACTGAATTTTGCCTTCTCGCGATCGGATTCTTTACAATTTACA TTGATCCTTGGGAAACCTGCTTACAGAGTCATTCAGAATCTGTTGCCAGCTgcttacttgaaaaaaatatactcccAAACAAAAGACAGTTAGAAGAGATTGCCAAAATATTTGATGGTAAACAAAAATCTTCCATCGTGAGAAAATGCTGTAGCAAGATCAGTGAAAACATCAAGGGTCTTTCTGAAAAGATCAACGGAGTTTGGCCAGCTTATAGATTTGGCGAAAACGGAAAAGAAAATTTCGCTTTTGTCATATGTACTAACGAGGATATAGATTTGAATAATAGactgaaatatgaatataaaatacgCGTTATAGGTAAATGTAACAATGAAGCCAGGGATGTCACGTTTAGTACAGAAAACATAAGCTATAAGATGAATCCAGAtgatacaaagaaaataaaaatgttcatagCAAAAAACTCAAGGGACCTTTTGAAACGACAGAGTATGCTCAGTGGAATATCAGCTAGCTCCgtcaagtcaaaaaaatatagtACAAACAAATGGGAAAAAGTCCCCTGTCCATGTCTGGTGTTTTATGTTCACACAAAAAATTACATACCGCTCGACGAAGATCCGTTTGAAAAAGAATACGATGGTATACCGGTTGATGTACGGGAGGGCGCATTTACGAGGTTTGGACGGGATGGCCATTGTAGTACAAAATATCAACCAGATGTAAAAATTGCATGCGAAATAAGAGGAGCAAATTCATCTGGAACTCTCAGTGGATTCCTTGAGTTGCCAGACTCAACAGATATATTCGGATTCACATGTGCACATGCAGTTTTATCTACtgatgttttaagaaaataccTTTTGAAAAGTGGCAACAAATCTTTTAACGTTCAGCCAGCAAATGCTGATGAAAAACTGGAAAGTATGGTTTATCAGCCAGTGAATTCAGAAGAAGTACTAGGGAATGTGGTAAAAGTAGCTTACCAAGAGGGTGGAAAGGGGACAAGCGGAATGGAAATTGCAATTGTCAAACTTCAAAAGGCTAGATATCCGATTTCCGGGAAGATAAGTGATTTTGAAAGTGAAACAAACG AACATACATTTGAAACTGGAAAGGTAGCCGAACGTGCCTCAATACAGTATGGAGAAGACGTCGTGAAATTTGGTTCTACTTCGGGTATATCTCAAGGTAGGATTGCATTTGATGATGCTACTGTGCGTGGGCTAAGCTTTCCTTGGAATAAAGATGACTGTGTCATACTTTACAACCAGCTAGAGGTCTGGTCCCTGAACTTACACGAAAGATTTGCTGTTAATGGAGATTCTGGAGCACCTGTCTATGTCTCAAGAAACGATGAACTTAATTGTGTTGGAATAGTAGAGGGTGGATATGACATTGGGAATTGTGTGGTTACACCTGTTGATGGATTATTAAGAGAACTGGCTATTCGTTCTTTAAAAGATTTCCGAGGTTATCCTAGCAGAAAGGAAAAGTCTGAAACTACTAACATAAAACAGGACGTGCTACCGAGGCACGTGAGAAAACGGAAATGTATTGGAAGATTACACTAA